A region from the Dysidea avara chromosome 15, odDysAvar1.4, whole genome shotgun sequence genome encodes:
- the LOC136245269 gene encoding uncharacterized protein, translated as MDRIQEAKSSGLTLRLSYTTISFTGSAGAGKTNFLNLLYKKKFVPYHNSTGVATSENIISVKQAGVLGSGKESQWIEMNHDTMLAQLNSYLSSIEKMSSSSETQMGLRLFKLKSKPKVAVENDIAASLTSRGTPLLGEVWNMINLLDTGGQPEFISLFPAIKSSVALTFIILNMKGGAKSLDEPVLVVHSEDGEQSYDPYHLSMTNLDLVKLLMVSSKDSSVKINPPILPNKTEGIEGNNSYQCYVGTHADKASKKDKESIEKKLEIVAHEFKCEKFLWEHENNSILFPVDNTTAGSDKEDPIAELIRSRVHELVEKRDIYDVPITWFILLLQIQKNTLEQNLKFFLYESVIEISQQGGLSKNEREIQSALLFFHMMGILLYYHDVPGMSQYVITDHQWLFDKLTSIAKITFKRAGFDKKAIEEFKHEGILQKSLIHQIKLNTDIPPEHFFQLLTCLKIVAPLTEDSYFMPCVLPTYTSSHNILEVYGSLQYSELLVQFSQCPLPQGFFCCFIVEIFQNLPMNWELPLHSTKKRRHTYSNLITFHTTDTVHAVCLLDKVGYIEVQIRHKVTSPAIHYEVQTILIEALNKACDHLQLQNEQLLLGFYCQCGETDEKHLAMLPKQFDSTTKLIKCDYEISQLTVEQTVWLTQSQVDLNASSLPKSYPKQDTRAKSRPTMKVLHKVVIPRIAAVWSRVADALDYELEYKQVIKKQGHDDPMECCVALLEDWLTSDRGISTKTWSGLIGALKEIRSLTATTEKIIDELTKEGILQGNDD; from the exons ATGGATAGAattcaagaagcaaaatctaGTGGTTTAACTTTAAGATTATCATACACAACTATTAGTTTCACTGGATCAGCTGGAGCTGGAAAAACAAACTTTCTTAACTTGCtttataaaaagaaatttgtgCCATATCACAATAGCACAGGAGTGGCAACATCAGAAAACATTATTAGTGTAAAACAAGCTGGTGTACTTGGATCAGGAAAGGAATCTCAGTGGATTGAGATGAACCATGACACAATGCTGGCGCAACTTAACAGTTATTTGTCATCCATTGAAAAGATGTCTTCTTCATCTGAAACCCAAATGGGATTGCGATTATTTAAGTTAAAGTCAAAGCCAAAGGTTGCAGTGGAAAATGATATTGCAGCATCTCTTACTTCTCGTGGCACACCATTACTAGGAGAAGTGTGGAACATGATCAACCTGTTGGACACTGGTGGTCAGCCGGAGTTTATCAGTCTTTTTCCAGCTATCAAGAGTTCAGTTGCTCTTACTTTCATTATCCTCAATATGAAAGGAGGAGCAAAGAGTCTGGATGAGCCAGTATTGGTTGTTCATAGTGAGGATGGGGAGCAGTCATATGATCCTTATCATTTGAGTATGACAAACTTAGATCTTGTTAAACTTCTTATGGTATCCTCGAAAGATTCCAGTGTTAAAATCAATCCCCCAATACTACCTAACAAAACTGAAGGTATTGAAGGAAACAACTCATATCAGTGTTATGTAGGTACACATGCAGACAAAGCTAGTAAAAAAGATAAAGAAAGCATAGAAAAGAAATTAGAAATTGTTGCACATGAATTTAAGTGTGAGAAATTCTTATGGGAACATGAGAACAATTCCATATTGTTTCCAGTTGATAACACAACAGCAGGTAGTGACAAAGAAGATCCCATTGCTGAACTGATTCGTAGTCGTGTGCATGAACTAGTAGAAAAACGAGATATTTATGATGTGCCTATTACATGGTTTATATTGTtgctacaaatacaaaaaaataccCTTGAACAAAATCTCAAGTTTTTTTTATATGAAAGTGTAATTGAAATCTCCCAACAAGGAGGTCTTAGTAAAAATGAAAGAGAAATACAAAGTGCTTTGTTGTTCTTCCACATGATGGGAATCCTACTCTACTATCATGACGTTCCTGGAATGTCCCAGTATGTGATCACTGACCACCAGTGGTTGTTTGATAAACTGACTAGTATTGCTAAGATTACATTCAAAAGAGCTGGTTTTGATAAAAAAGCCATTGAAGAATTTAAACATGAAGGTATACTACAAAAGTCATTAATTCATCAAATAAAACTAAATACAGATATCCCACCTGAACATTTTTTTCAGTTGCTAACCTGTTTAAAAATAGTTGCTCCACTCACTGAAGATAGTTACTTTATGCCATGTGTGTTACCAACTTACACTTCTAGTCACAACATTCTTGAGGTTTATGGCAGTCTTCAGTACAGTGAACTGTTGGTTCAATTTTCACAGTGTCCTCTACCACAAGGATTCTTCTGCTGCTTTATTGTGGAGATATTTCAAAACTTACCAATGAATTGGGAACTGCCGCTACACTCTACAAAGAAAAGACGTCACACATACAGTAACCTGATAACTTTTCACACTACAGACACGGTCCATGCTGTTTGTCTACTTGACAAAGTGGGATACATTGAAGTTCAAATAAGACATAAAGTCACCTCACCAGCTATTCATTATGAAGTACAAACAATACTTATTGAAGCACTAAACAAAGCATGTGATCATCTTCAACTACAAAATGAACAGCTTTTGTTGGGATTTTATTGTCAGTGTGGGGAAACTGATGAGAAGCACTTGGCTATGTTACCGAAACAGTTTGATAGTACAACTAAGTTGATAAAGTGTGACTATGAAATATCTCAATTGACAGTAGAACAAACTGTCTGGTTAACACAATCACAG gttgATTTAAACGCATCTTCACTACCCAAGAGCTACCCGAAGCAAGATACAAGAGCCAAATCAA GACCTACAATGAAGGTACTGCATAAGGTAGTGATTCCTAGAATAGCAGCTGTCTGGAGCCGAGTAGCTGATGCTTTAGACTATGAGCTGGAGTACAAACAAGTGATAAAGAAGCAAGGTCATGATGATCCTATGGAATGTTGTGTAGCACTCTTAGAAGATTGGTTGACCAGTGACAGAGGGATTTCTACAAAAACCTGGTCAGGATTAATAGGTGCTCTCAAAGAAATAAGGTCCCTCactgcaacaacagaaaaaattATAGATGAACTGACAAAAGAAGGAATATTACAAGGAAATGATGATTAA